GGGGGAACGCATCTTGACTATCTTGGAATTAAGAGAACAAAAGGGAATTGAAAAGGGGCTTCAACAGGGGATTGAACAGGGGCTTCAAAAGGGGTTTTTTAATGCTAAAAGGAAAATAGCGATA
This genomic interval from Clostridia bacterium contains the following:
- a CDS encoding transposase; this translates as MTILELREQKGIEKGLQQGIEQGLQKGFFNAKRKIAINLLKMGLSVEKVAQGAELTIKEVEELKKEVN